The following nucleotide sequence is from Vanessa cardui chromosome 19, ilVanCard2.1, whole genome shotgun sequence.
GTGAGTGCATACTGTCATAGCGAAAACTGttcttgttattattaatataaactgtGTCACGGTAGCCTTTCCTTATGAGAGGAGACATCCACTTTTTTGAGAATTTTATtccatatgtatattaaaaattgttcaaCAGCTGGGTGCACGTAAAGGAGGTCTCGGCGCGACCAAAGTGGCCGCCAACTTCGACGATATCGAACGAGAGGCGATCATGGCCGAAAAGCTCAAAATGGAGGTAAAGTCGGTCACTACAAATGTAATATTGCGTAATACTGGGAACGGGCCAGAGAGTTGGATATCGACAAATACACTCGGGCCCCTCAGGCATCGTCGGCGGAGCGCGCGGACCGGGCGGCGACGCTGGCGCACGTGGAGGCGGAGGTGGCGTCGCTGCGGCTGGCCTACCGCGAGCCGCGCGACCGCAGCGACCGCCTCGGCATCGCCGGCGCCAGCCGCGCGCGCCCCGCCGGCGTGTCGCACTCGGCCGCCGGCGACATGACCGACATCGCGCAGGAGgacgcgcccgcgcccgcgcacgCCGCGCACGCCGACGACCTCGACGACTTCAACAACGTCTTCGTCATGATCAGGTCTGCCCCGCCCCGCCCCGCcccgccccgcgccccgcgcgaGTGGACGTCGAGCGTCGACTGATACCTGATGATGAAATCTTTTTTGTCAGGAACGAGCCGTACAGCAGCAACCGAGGGCTGGATTCGTTGCTTAACGAGACCCCCAGCAGGAAAGTGGACAATGATTCGTGGGAGAGCATCGAGCCCGAGCCGACGCGCGTCGTTCGCAGCATGTTCTCGGAGGAGCCCGCCGCCGCGCCGGCCGCCGCCCCCGCGCCCGCCCGCAGTCGGCCCTCGCGGAAACAGGAGCCCGAGGATGACTCGGCGGTCAAGAAGTTCGGAGCCGCCAAGTCGATCAGCTCGGCGCAATTCTTCGGGGAGCCGGTGAGTTTCGTCACTTGTGTTTTCTGGACTCGTTCTCACAATTTGATATTGATAAGTTTAGCCgggaagaaaataaaaacttagaaatgaagaaaataagtataaataacgtGCGACTAACCCGGCGGTGCGCGCGGCGCAGGAGGCGCGCTGGGGCGCGCGCGACGGCAACCTGTCGCGCTTCGAGGGCAGCAGCAGCATCTCGTCGGCCGAGCTGTTCGGCGACGCGCAGGCGGCGCGCGCGCCCTTCGCGGTGTCGGCGCCCGACCTGGACGAGGTGCGCGAGTCCGTGCGCGCCGGCGTCACGCGCGTGGCGGGCCGCCTGTCGTCGCTCGCCAACGGCGTCGTGTCGTCCATCCAGGAGCGCTACGGCTACTGAGCGGCTCATTACACTGCATCGACGTTATTTAAAGGAATCCGATGAGTCAAATTATATACTGCATATACTGACGTGATACAAATCATAATTGAACGAAATGTTTGATTTTGTTGATCCAGGCACTTAATTGCAGgatccattttttttatattagcttACGATCATTGATCTTTTATCGCCTCCGAGACAATctggataatatatttaataacatacataataatgcATTAGAAATTATCgtgaaacatttatataaatatgtaatagagATGAACAATAAGTAACAGTTGTGCTAGTGGGTAGGTCAGAAGTTGtacataatgtattatataaacgttTCTAACATAACAGTGTCCTAGTAGCGATTGTACAGTCTTTGTATTCAGCTTCAAACGAGAGTTTATTATATTCAGCACCGCTAATGTTTCTTACTATGTCGGCCGACGTATTATACTGTCAGTACTCTTCATTTAATACTACtactttacatataaatgatAAACGGGCTTCGTTTcgtttattattctaaattaattaagataattatttaaaagtagccTCTAGTATAGATTTGTATATTCTTTAGCACATTTCATGTGATCATGAACTTTCAGTGCACTTGTCTTGTCCAAACATTTCTTCATTTCGTGTGGCGTCGGAGTATTTATTAGACTTATGTACGATGAGGTCAGTAATAGTGATATGGTCAGGACATTCTCCTGTAACTGCTTGCATTCCTACTTTTGCGGTATTTTTTATCAGTGGCGCACAATGGTCCGTCTCACTAATcgcatttaaaattgtattcggAGTCGTTTTATTATCTATAGGACTGCAATggattaatgttattattaggtGTATTTAATTTAGGCTTTAATATGCTTCCAAATTAGTCCTACGACGATTTATATAAATGCAGACAATAATTTAACCTATCGTTGTCCATCTGTATATACTCGACTTTGTATCGACAATTGtaacaaattaatgttttttataaagatatattcaaaCTTTACAAAGTCATATTCGTTAAAGCTCGTTAAGATTTGTTTGAATCCTCCGTCTCGACATTATTTTCTGTGTAGTGAAGCAACCATAGACAGCGATATGATGTTATTTAGTTTAATGACCTTGCAACACTTTACACAGGCTTTCCGAATGACATGCCTCAACAAAGATTTcacttttgttgtttttttcattacttatatataatttcatcatAACATTTGTGTCAATAGAGGATACAAAAGCAATGTTTGTTTCTAGATTCTTTGTCAATACACTACGTATTGACGAAattgtagaatatattatatatgaaaatctTTAGAATTTATGAGTTGTTAAAACCACGTTGTAGGTACTTGTAAATTGCAACACATTACTACTTCACTATTTTTCTTCATGTTTTCGTCCACACTAACTCAACACTTACACCCTAACTTGAGATGCCCAATTGGATTTATGGACTAAAATATTTTGGCATTTGGTTTAGTAATTATTCAAATGTTGGTCTggatggaatatttttatttagattgtaattattattaataaataaaagaatatatttgcatcttgttttattatttaaaataatattaagatattttcttGGCAACTATACAAACATTCTCTAATGAAACGGTGGAGGGCACGTAGTAGACGAGCTGGGCGTCGAACCCGAGCTCCTTCAAGTATAACACCCGACCCCAGTCCAGCAACATTTTAGCACGTTTTCCGATTAGCTCACGTTGCTCCTgactcaaatttaaatttttagtgcCATAAATCTCTCCGTCGGCGTCGGTCACTTCCACCCGCGAGTGCGTGTCCGAGTGCGTGTCCGTCGGTGTGTGCGTGTCCGTGTGCGCATCTGCGAGCTTGCGCTTGCGCACATCGCGACTGCGTCCGTCGCCGCATGTCGCCCACGACACGACGCCCAGCAGTACGTTGAAGTCCACCGCATCGATACCTAAGCCCTGCAAAACCAGTAGACGATGACACGATGAAGAGCTGGTTCACTagcttgtgtgtgtgtgtgtgtatataccTGTAGAGGGCGCGAGGCGAGGCAGGCGGCGCGCTCGCAGCGGTGGTGGCAGCACGTGGCCAGCGCCACGCCCGATACTTTGTCCAGCACGCCGGTCGACGTGATGCAGCGCAGGGCATAGTCTGTTAAAAGGAACACGACATTAGCGCCTCCTGAGGATCTCAATAAGGACGGGGGCGGTGGACGTACCTGTGGCGACTCCGCATAGGTGTTTCGCGTAGCCAACGACTGCGTCGCTCGCTTGCACGGCGGGTACCCGTTCTAACGCGAGATTTGCGAGATCAGCTCGAAGTCGGTGGACATTGTTTGAGTATTTCACGGAGCTTTCATCACCCTCGTCGTCAGGTTCGTTCTGTTCAGATGCATTTATTTTGCATTGGTTTGTCTTCAGAGAGTTATCGCGCAGCTTGTTGTCGCGTTTATGTCGCAAAGACGCACGGTCTATCAGTAACACATTGCTATTTGTGTCCCGACACCACGCCCACCATGCATAATACGATAAATGaccttaaaaataattctaacacTAAATTCATTCTCATTtcattatagaattaataaggggacagtttcattatatttgttatgatataaaatatatgtatgtgttacattttaacaacatttatttattgatatgctACTAGTTCATCCATTTTCTCCTTAGTTTTAAAGaaaggtaaaattaatttatagttgcaaattttattttcatgtttaccTTTTCCAGCCCCTAATTCTATGAAGCAAGTATTGGGCTTAACAAACCCCTCGTTTTCGACAATGTGCAGCAATCTTGAAGCCTGTCTTAAATGCCGCAAGGAGCTCTCGGTTCTCCCTGGGTCATTAAATTCTTCTAGAACCGTTTCATGAATGGGTTTCTCAGGCAGCATTGGAATTTTATCATTAAGATATTCTAGAATTGTAGAAATATagtttatatcaataataatatatatttattttatttaaaagaggttTTTTACTGCtgtgacaataaaaaaattaataaatataaaaacttgtaTATGCTAACAAGTATCCAAATAAACTCTTTAGACTTACTGTCATATAAAGTATTAACTTTGTCAATAActtttgatattgttttaagaGGTATTTTGTTAAGCGGCAGACGAGGACAATCTTCTGTGTCAGTGGAACCATTGATATTGGGTATGATATAGTCTGGCTGTTGCTGTTGGCGAGCATTGCAAATAGACAAGTGCTTCTTTAGTTTGCTGGCATAACAGGTACTggcataaaaaacaaaaacacactACAAGACACGAACTATAAGAAACTATTGTCATTACTCATAAAACTATGAATACTTACTGCTTTGGATCGTTAGGACATGGTATTCGTAAATCGTCctgaaaagtaatataatacaagCTTATATTATCTAAGAGTTCGACCCCTTCCAAAAGACAAATACAACAACACGATAAATTCGTTAAAGCGTTCTTAAAGCCAGTTTGTCAATAATTTACCTTTCCATTGTCAGTTTTAGGTTGCGGCTCATGCTCACCGCAATACTGGCGGCCTGGTCGCACTGTCATTCGACACAATCGCTTTTTTCTCAATACATAGTATTGACATTGCGGGGCAATTGAGGAAGTTTCCGAACAATTAGAGGGCTTACTCATTTTTATAGTTTTGCTTACGTTTGCGAAttgtttacattacatttttttatattgtacctTTTGACATTAGTCCCTTTGAAGTTGAGGTTATTTTAGTGTtatatgttgtaaaataaacataggaagaaaaatataatatcatattatttaataatgattcaatagacaaaatagttattaaattaatgatttatgtCTATATATGTGAGTACACGaattatgcaattataatttatttttttaatctaatggTCATTCGAGGTACCGTAACTCATACATGGGATTTggcaattttatttcaaacgtcaacattaaaaattttgaGGTTAGACGTCGCatcattttgatttaatattgtttttcttgTGTATTATGTAGTATTCGTTATATAAAATGAGTCCTCCAAGCAAAGAAACGGAAGAGCCTTCGTCGAGCAGTGTAGGAGTAGGAAGCCAAGTAGGTGGTAGCAGCGACGCAAACTCGTCGGACCAACGACCGCCCGCCAAGCGGCAAATTTCCGCCGCAGTAATAGAAATATCCGATACCGATAGTGATGACTCCGATGTATGTGCCGTCAATTCATACCAGGCTTCAGCTGATGAAGTCAAAAGAATTCGGCGAGGTGAGCTTTAAGTTTATAGTTCTTTGCATTGTAGCTTACAATTTGGCGGGAATATTATActctttgaattttaaaaaacatacatttaatgaatattataagataCAGTATTCAAATTTGTTTATAGAGTATTCCTCGTCGTCATCATCCTCCGACTACAGCTCCGATTCGGAGTCTCCCTGGGAGGATGACTCTGTTGTTATAGAAGACAAGCTTTCAGAGAAGGTAGTGAGGACACAGCTTAATACTAGAGCTAATAGAATGGATGATCCCAAACTAAGCCCTGCTTTGAAGGTAagctttttacaaatttattattagatacaagCTTAAATAAGTGTCCTCACTGAACTATTTTTGTCCTAACAGTCACAAGAAGTTATAgacaaagtaaaaaaacattGGGAAGAGGAAAAAGATCATACAAGTGATGAAGTTAGCTTGACTTGTAAACCTTTCCGCCTGTGCCGCCTTCATGGGCTTCTGGAAAATCCAGATGTCATAAACAATATTGTCGATGATATGAATACTCTAGACTGGTCAAGGAAGAAGATGGACCTGTATGAGTTCCATCAAACCACAGATTTAGCTAACTTAACTTGGCAGCGAAGTATTAGAGGAATCTATGAAATGTTGAAGACTGAAATTATGAGTTGGGTGAGTCATTTGCTTTATTGTTTCAAGATTTGACAGagaaatcttattattcattgGCATGCCTCATTATGTCTGTGTAATTAACATAACATGAGAGATGTTATAGTAATAAGTTTGGTCAGAGAAAAAATTGTCAGTCAAACAAAATTACAGGTTTCACAAGTTACTGGACTAGAACTGACGTCGGTATCAGCTTCCTGTTCACTCTACGGTCCAGGGGACCACTTGCTGGTACATGACGATCGGCTCGGAGACAGACGTGTGGCCTTCATCATATACCTGGCGCCCTGGACGCCGCGCGGGCCGCCCGCCCACGCCGCGCACAATGGTGCCGGACACGGGGATTTCCACGACAAGCACGAGCCAGAGGTTGGCGTCCCATACTATTcagtaaatgaaatataattaaatgaagttAAAATGATATGAACAatatgctatatatataaataatgtggaAGGAGGTCTCGGGCGAGGGCTGGGCGGCGCACATGGGCGGCGCGCTTGAGCTGTTCGAGTGCGACGCGGACGGCAGCCCCACGCGCGTCGCGCTGCGCTCCTTCCCCGCAAACAACACGCTCGCCTTTTTCACCGTCGGCCCGACATCCTTCCACCAGGTACGAGAACTACGTTTATCGTTTGAGATGAGTCGCCTTCGGAAATGTCTCGCAGGAGCACGGAAGTGATGCGAGACACAATACGTTCCAGGTGGGCGAGGTGCTGTCGCTGGAGCTGCCGCGGCTCTCCATCAACGGCTGGTTCCACGGGCCCGCGCTGGCGCCCGCGCCGCAGCCGCAGACTCCGCCGCGCGCGCTGGCGCCGCACTCGCGACCGGTGATGTTGCCTCCCCTAGCTCTCGTGCCGGCCTGCTGTAGGCCGCCATGTCGTCGACTGATGCCACAGTCGAAAAGAACTAAAGCTTATTCATTTTAGAACAATTGATGAGAACcaaagcaatttttttaaataatatttaagcaatAGCTTAATCATTCCCATTGTATGGGTAAATGGTTACCTTGAAGTATTTTAATTCTACACTTTGGCTGTTTACGTTCTTGCTCTAGTTCACCTAAacttactgtttttatttttccaatcCAAATTTTAGTTTTGCCTAATTCAAATGGAAAAGGTTCTATCTTAACAGTACTCGAATTGGGTAGCGGTATGTCAAAACGTAGTAGAACTGTTATCGTTTCGGGCGCAGGTCCTGCTGAACCAGTGGGTGGAGAGCACGTACATGTCGCCGCGGGTGCGCGCGCAGGTGCAGGCGCAGATGGAGCGCGCCAGCGAGGTCTGCTTGCGGGACCTGCTGCAGCCGGCGCGCTGCCAGGCCCTGCTGGAGGCGCTGGCCTCGCCCGGTAgtcatatctatatttaatacgaTTAACGTTTACTCGAAGCTTAATGATTGgccttgaattaattaataatcgttACCTTCTGCCCCTGTTTATATATTTGCCCGATATAGCGATAACGTGAAATTTTTGCTTTTCAGAGGTCGAGTGGGAGCTGTGCGGACCAGCGCAGCAGCGCCGCTACTGGCGCGTAGCGGAGAGCTGGCTGGTGGAGCAGGCGGACGTGGATTGCGAGCCTGAGCCGCACCCGGTGCGCGGGCTGGCGCGGATCCTCAGTAGCACCGCCTTCATGCGCCTGCTAGCCGACTGCACCGACCTTCCCTTGAGCTCCTACCGACGCCTCGAGCTGCAGCGATGGGCACCGGGAAATTTCACAGTGAGTTATCTAGTACTGGGGATTTCATTGATTTAATAGACTTATATACGTAATTGAGCTCAGTATTGGATCCACTTTGAGTAAATAACATCTTCCTTACAAGATATGTCTCGACAAATTGTACTACGTTACATAGCTGCTGCCGCCGCGCGAGTTCTACCAGCAGCCGCGACTGGAGGCCGTGCTGTACCTGGGCGTGCCGGAGCACCCGCTGTGCGGCGGGCAGACCATGTACGTGGCGCCCGAGGAGGGCGGCGAGGCGGGCGAGGCGAGCGAGGCGGGCGAGGCCGGCGAGGCGGGCGAGGAGGGCGCGCTCGTGACTCTGCCGCCGCGTCACAACGCTCTCAACCTCGTGTACTGCGACGCGGGCGCCGCCTCCTTCACCAAGTACCTCAGCAAGCTCACCATGAAATCTGATGAACACTTCTACATAGTGACGTGTACTTACACCGAGTGATATGAACTGTGCTTGTCAGTGTCACTCGTGTTGCTTGTGTCAGTGTGTGCCCGTACTGTACTGTGCGTGTGGTACGTGTCGGTACCTGCGGTACGTGTCCCGGTTGTGACGGTGCTGTGAAGTGTGTCGTGATACTTTGACGTATTACATGTTGAGACTTCATCAAAGAGAACTGAAAAAAGACTTCAACAATCTAATATTACACTAGTATGAAGACagatataacataaattataataatttatgccGATAGATGGAAATCTAATGTTTGTGGCACTTTCAATATTTGCAGGACAATTTCTAAAAATGAGCACCTAACCTCATCCACAACTGCTTTGTTAGCTTGTGAATGGAGATTGTTTTCATTAGTTAAACTACAAACCTTCCCAGTTCTTTCTATTTATGGATAACAAGTATTCCATTTTGTCAATTACAAGCTCAGAATTAGGAAaaagaatacataaataattgggAATTATAACAAGAGGCTGGTGTGATGTCTACAGGGTTGCtgatagtttaaatataataatgaaactttACTTTTAGAGCTAACTACAATTAACCTTTTATAAGGGACACAAGTAGGACAAAGCttctttaacaaatatttaatttaacgaagAAGTTTTTTGATACTTAAGTATCTTTTGAAAGCAGCACTAGTTTATTAACTATGATAGATGTTATATACTTTTACTGTGACAGTTATTAACAATTCGTtctctgtattttatacaatGGCATTGAAATAAAGATTGGCTAGGCTCATAAATCCAAAAAGTAGACAGATTACATTAGGCAGGTTGAAGCTGGGTCTTCATATCTAAACTGCTGTTTGGTATTGCTTTGTTTGCTTAGACAAAGCTGCATTATGTTTAGCAATATAGTTACAACAACGCCGAAGGCTGACAACTCTCATTTTATTGCGAAAACGAAAGTCATGAAGAGCCTATAAGCAGAAATTAGTTCTGATAAATGCCCAGCCCGTTGTTGTGTTGCATAATCCCATTCTCGGGGAACCCGATAAATAAGCCTCGTAGCTTTAATGACGTCCTCGTCACGTGTCTCTCGAGATCATATTTCGTCGCCAACATTTGATCGACAGATGTCAGACCATTATCAATATTGTGCAATAATTGTTAGAAAACAAAGTACACTAGATTTATAGATATTAGtatggaaaataatatttttctattcaaGTGTGTAGCCATAAACTGTTTTTTGATATTGACAAATCAAATCTGTTGttacaatttatacaaaaactataATAGGAGTTAGGCAAGTCCTCAGAGAGATATTTAATCAATAGATGAAGAGTACCCCACTTTGCACTGCAGCGAGGCAGGAAACATGCACAGAATCTGCAGAGTTATAGTGTAGGAACCACTCAGGATTTAACGGTCATTCATAGTAGCTATTTATTATAGAACTAGTACGTGAAATTATACAATGTTCTGAAtggtgtaattaatttaattttttttttatcttgtacCAATACTCATAAAAGGCTAATTCCTCGGTGACATGACCACTGATCTAACACACTCTCTAGTGGCAGTCACGTGTCCAATGCTCAGGTCTAAACCGAGATCATACCAAAGGCAGCCACTTTGCCTTCCTATACTTTGTGTCATCTTATATTAAGAATTTTTCTTTGGCGACGATGGGGACTGTTCTAGATCTCAGCCGCAGGCGGACAATAAAATTTGGTCTTCGGTTTAAATTGCTTTGCTGGGTTTTATACGAATGAGTATTAATGCGCGGTGAGTGCACAACTTTAAAATTACCTCGTAACTTGTAAAACCGCGGGACCTCCGTTGGGCAGCCGTGACTACCGTTACACGCCAGCCCGGCCGATGTAATTCGTTATAATAATGAGTGATATGAAttgtattaacataaaataatctgtatgttaattattttatttatgtatatcgtTTTGAGAGATGGGCAATTTAATTCTCGGTCATAATAAATGTTactattgatttattttgtatgattatttgttttgtgttcTTATTTACGGTCTCAAATGCGGTGTCGCGTGCGCTCCCCCCGCGCGGGCGACTGCGACGCGCGACACCGCTGCGAATACTAAacgaatatttgtatatagacTTTTGGCGTGGATACGACTTTTGTGTGCTAGCCCTCTTTAGTTatcgaataatatacataaaaacgatttaaataagttaattgtATTGATATTGACAATAAAATTACCTACGATTTTTTGTTAACAAATTGAAACGAACTTCATTTtctagttgtaaataataatttgaattattccGTGTTATGCGATGTACGTCTGTCAACGTGTGAGTATGCATACGTAATCGTAAAGCTCTCGACTGCAATTAACGGGTGGTTAGGAGCTCCGTTGTATCCACGTAAACGCTAGCGTATGTGATTTAAACGAtgcatatattttgtaaaataatgtttaaagatTTTCTATGAGGAATCTGAGCCAACGAGTCGAGATGTCAACGTGTAGCTAAACTCCATTTAATGATGAATCCGACGGAGAacgatatttaaaacaattttgtaattttgtattgaacTGTAAATTCGATTTACATCGAGAGCTATCATTTATTTGTTAACTATGATTTCACTACTAGGCGAAGATATACTTATGATTAGGTGTGTCCAATTCTCAAGAGAACATGTGTTgatgttgtttgtttgtaaatatactgcTGTTTGGACGCGCGAGTTTGATGTGTTTTAAACGATCACGGTGTGTGACTCGTTCTCATTGTAATGAACATCTTTGAAAGACAAACATTACTTTAGTAATTACACGAGAATATCGGCTGCCATTTTTCTAAGGCGGATCTTGTCTTTCGAAGAAAAGCTTGTCGTTCGCGACATAGACTAACATCTTGTTTGTTAAGTTAGGTTAACTTATTTGTGTTCTGTGTTCACTATTATATGTTTCTGTCGACGAACGAAGTATGTGtttaaattttgtacatattGTAAAAGAGTCCTTGTAATAAATGACATGAAGCGATTGCATTATTCCTTTACACACTACCTATGTGAACCTGGCACCCTAATTAAGAAaatcgcatttttttttaacgcatTATCAAAGAGCTTGGTAtgtagttgattgtagtgaaaaaaaaattgtttgtagtttgaccgaaaaaaaaatatgggtcATCCAAAAATAGCCATCCCCCGGATATGCAAAAAATAACTTCTAACGGTTGATTCCTATAGGAAATCGTTAgtagttgattgtagtgaacgaattttcgtttgtagttatttgttgaatttttttttttttattaataatttttttttttttttttcgttaaagtTAATCTTTATTGAAGTTTTTGCCTAAATTGTGCTTCAAAGTAAAAGAATTTTCGATTGTGGTAAAACAGCAGTTGATAAGGAGCAATCAACTTGAGTCAAACTCGCTTCGAAGTGATGAAGATTGAATTACTCCGGTTGTGAAcactagacgactactacaaacgtcgaaAATGACTCAAAGATGCTTGTtgtggtttgtagtaaaggaattgttgattgtagtagaacggaagttcataaaaagcgaccaatttgagtctaactcgctttggagtgattccgggtgaattactccgattgtgaagattagacgactactacaaacgtcaaaaacgactcaaagatactcgttgaggtttgtagtaaaggaattgttgattgtagtagaacggaagttcataaatagcgaccaatttgagtctaactcgctttggagtgattccgggtgaattactccgattgtgaagattagacgactactacaaacgtcaaaaacgactcaaagatactcgttgaggtttgtagtaaaggaattgttgattgtagtagaacggaagttcataaaaagcgaccaatttgagtctaactcgctttggagtgattccgggtgaattactccgattgtgaagattagacgactactacaaacgtcaaaaacgactcaaagatactcgttgaggtttgtagtaaaggaattgttgattgtagtagaacggaagttcataaaaagcgaccaatttgagtctaactcgctttggagtgactccgagtgaattactctggttgtgaagattagacgactactacaaacgtcaaaaacgactcaaagatactcgttgaggtttgtagtaaaggaattgttgattgtagtagaacggaagttcataaaaagcgaccaatttgagtctaactctctttggagtgattccgagtgaattactccgattgtgaagattagacgactactacaaacgtcaaaaacgactcaaagatactcgttgaggtttgtagtaaaggaattgttgattgtagttgaacggaagttcataaaaagcgaccaatttgagtctaactcgctttggagtgactccgagtgaattactccgagtGTGAAGATAAGACGACTACTAcgaacgtcaaaaacgactcaaagatactcgttgaggtgtgtagtaaaggaattgttgattgtagtagaacggaagttcataaaagcgaccaatttgagtctaactcgctttggagtgattccgggtgaattactccgattgtgaagataagacgactactacaaacgtcaaaaacgactcaaagatactcgttga
It contains:
- the LOC124537970 gene encoding prolyl 3-hydroxylase sudestada1 isoform X1; this encodes MSPPSKETEEPSSSSVGVGSQVGGSSDANSSDQRPPAKRQISAAVIEISDTDSDDSDVCAVNSYQASADEVKRIRREYSSSSSSSDYSSDSESPWEDDSVVIEDKLSEKVVRTQLNTRANRMDDPKLSPALKSQEVIDKVKKHWEEEKDHTSDEVSLTCKPFRLCRLHGLLENPDVINNIVDDMNTLDWSRKKMDLYEFHQTTDLANLTWQRSIRGIYEMLKTEIMSWVSQVTGLELTSVSASCSLYGPGDHLLVHDDRLGDRRVAFIIYLAPWTPRGPPAHAAHNGAGHGDFHDKHEPEEVSGEGWAAHMGGALELFECDADGSPTRVALRSFPANNTLAFFTVGPTSFHQVGEVLSLELPRLSINGWFHGPALAPAPQPQTPPRALAPHSRPVLLNQWVESTYMSPRVRAQVQAQMERASEVCLRDLLQPARCQALLEALASPEVEWELCGPAQQRRYWRVAESWLVEQADVDCEPEPHPVRGLARILSSTAFMRLLADCTDLPLSSYRRLELQRWAPGNFTLLPPREFYQQPRLEAVLYLGVPEHPLCGGQTMYVAPEEGGEAGEASEAGEAGEAGEEGALVTLPPRHNALNLVYCDAGAASFTKYLSKLTMKSDEHFYIVTCTYTE
- the LOC124537970 gene encoding prolyl 3-hydroxylase sudestada1 isoform X2, with the protein product MSPPSKETEEPSSSSVGVGSQVGGSSDANSSDQRPPAKRQISAAVIEISDTDSDDSDVCAVNSYQASADEVKRIRREYSSSSSSSDYSSDSESPWEDDSVVIEDKLSEKVVRTQLNTRANRMDDPKLSPALKSQEVIDKVKKHWEEEKDHTSDEVSLTCKPFRLCRLHGLLENPDVINNIVDDMNTLDWSRKKMDLYEFHQTTDLANLTWQRSIRGIYEMLKTEIMSWVSQVTGLELTSVSASCSLYGPGDHLLVHDDRLGDRRVAFIIYLAPWTPRGPPAHAAHNGAGHGDFHDKHEPEVSGEGWAAHMGGALELFECDADGSPTRVALRSFPANNTLAFFTVGPTSFHQVGEVLSLELPRLSINGWFHGPALAPAPQPQTPPRALAPHSRPVLLNQWVESTYMSPRVRAQVQAQMERASEVCLRDLLQPARCQALLEALASPEVEWELCGPAQQRRYWRVAESWLVEQADVDCEPEPHPVRGLARILSSTAFMRLLADCTDLPLSSYRRLELQRWAPGNFTLLPPREFYQQPRLEAVLYLGVPEHPLCGGQTMYVAPEEGGEAGEASEAGEAGEAGEEGALVTLPPRHNALNLVYCDAGAASFTKYLSKLTMKSDEHFYIVTCTYTE